In a single window of the Pirellulales bacterium genome:
- a CDS encoding prolyl oligopeptidase family serine peptidase, translated as MPTAVNSIRHRLVYLFIALLLLMLSDPLTRADDPTPSSAAPLIYPQARRGDQVDDYHGVKIADPYRWLEDVDSAETRAWVTAENRLTFGFLEKIPQREAIRKRLTALQNYTRYGVPMQHAGRYFFIKNDGLQNQSVLYWASSLTAEPQVLLDPNTLSANGTIALARFNVSFDGKLLDYGLSSAGSDWQTLHVRDVASGKDLPDDLRWIKFSATAWTPDNKGFFYSRYDEPNEATKLLDTNYYQKLFYHRIGTPQSDDRLIYQRQDQKEWEFYGIASEDGRYLIIDVEHGTGPQNAVFYKRLDQPDAKVIELLPNFDAEYRFLGNDGSVFYFRTDLNAPLGRIIAIDVDHPEKTNWRQLIPESSDAIDFAALIGNSFLISYLHDAHAVMKVFDLAGHPQGTVELPGLGSVSAFEGLRTDRETFFGFTSFTTPQIIYRYTLDDGKLSLFRRPQADFNPDDYETRQVFYTSRDGTHVPMFISAKKGLELNGGNPTLLYGYGGFNISLTPVFSVADILWMEMGGVCAQPNLRGGGEYGRVWHEAGIKLKKQNVFDDFIAAAQWLIDQKYTSTPKLAISGRSNGGLLVGACLTQRPDLFGAALPGVGVMDMLRFHKFTIGWGWVSDYGSADNAEEFAALWAYSPLHNIKPGTYYPPTLITTADHDDRVVPGHSFKFAAALQAAQAGPAPILIRIETEAGHGAGKPTAKIIDEQSDEFAFLIDVLKMKSPPTH; from the coding sequence ATGCCAACTGCTGTTAATTCCATTCGACATCGATTGGTTTATCTCTTCATCGCATTATTGCTTCTTATGCTGTCTGATCCACTAACCCGCGCCGATGATCCCACACCATCATCCGCAGCACCGCTGATCTATCCGCAAGCCCGTCGTGGCGATCAAGTCGACGATTACCACGGTGTCAAAATTGCCGATCCCTATCGCTGGCTGGAAGATGTCGACAGTGCCGAAACCCGCGCTTGGGTCACCGCCGAAAACCGCCTGACTTTCGGCTTTCTGGAAAAAATCCCCCAGCGCGAAGCCATTCGCAAGCGGCTGACCGCGCTGCAAAACTACACCCGCTACGGCGTGCCCATGCAGCATGCAGGGCGCTACTTTTTCATCAAAAACGACGGCTTGCAAAACCAAAGCGTGTTGTATTGGGCCAGCTCGCTCACGGCGGAACCCCAAGTTCTGCTCGATCCCAACACGCTCTCCGCGAATGGGACGATTGCGCTGGCCCGCTTCAATGTCAGCTTTGACGGCAAGCTGTTGGATTACGGTCTGTCGTCGGCCGGCTCCGATTGGCAAACGCTGCACGTCCGCGATGTCGCCTCCGGCAAAGACCTGCCCGACGATCTCCGCTGGATCAAATTTTCCGCCACGGCTTGGACCCCCGACAATAAGGGTTTTTTCTACAGCCGTTACGACGAACCGAACGAAGCCACCAAGTTGCTTGACACCAATTACTATCAAAAACTGTTCTATCACCGCATCGGTACGCCGCAATCCGACGACCGCCTGATTTACCAGCGGCAGGACCAAAAAGAATGGGAATTCTACGGCATTGCCAGCGAAGACGGCCGCTATTTAATCATTGATGTCGAACATGGCACCGGACCGCAAAACGCCGTGTTTTATAAACGACTGGATCAGCCCGATGCCAAAGTGATTGAGCTCTTGCCTAACTTCGATGCCGAGTATCGCTTCCTGGGCAACGACGGCAGCGTGTTCTACTTCCGCACCGATTTAAATGCCCCGCTGGGCCGCATCATTGCCATCGATGTCGATCATCCCGAAAAAACAAACTGGCGGCAACTCATTCCTGAATCGTCCGACGCCATCGATTTCGCCGCGCTCATTGGTAATTCCTTTCTCATCTCATATCTTCACGATGCCCATGCTGTGATGAAAGTGTTCGACCTGGCGGGTCATCCGCAGGGAACGGTCGAATTGCCCGGCCTCGGCTCCGTCAGCGCTTTCGAAGGCCTGCGCACCGACCGCGAAACGTTTTTCGGCTTTACCAGTTTTACCACGCCGCAAATCATTTACCGCTATACGCTCGATGACGGCAAACTATCACTGTTCCGCCGGCCGCAGGCCGATTTTAACCCCGACGATTATGAAACCCGGCAAGTGTTTTACACCAGCCGCGACGGCACCCACGTGCCAATGTTCATTAGCGCCAAGAAAGGGCTGGAGCTGAACGGCGGAAATCCCACGCTGCTGTACGGCTACGGCGGCTTCAACATTTCGCTGACGCCGGTGTTTTCCGTCGCCGATATTTTGTGGATGGAAATGGGAGGTGTGTGTGCCCAGCCGAATTTGCGCGGCGGCGGAGAGTACGGCCGCGTCTGGCACGAAGCCGGCATCAAATTGAAAAAGCAGAACGTGTTCGACGATTTTATTGCCGCCGCCCAGTGGCTCATCGATCAAAAATATACGTCCACGCCCAAACTGGCTATTTCCGGCCGCTCCAACGGCGGCCTGCTGGTCGGCGCCTGTCTGACGCAGCGGCCCGATTTGTTCGGCGCCGCCCTGCCCGGCGTCGGCGTCATGGACATGTTGCGGTTTCACAAATTCACCATCGGCTGGGGCTGGGTCAGCGATTATGGCTCCGCCGACAATGCCGAAGAATTCGCCGCCCTGTGGGCTTACTCGCCGCTGCACAACATCAAGCCCGGCACTTATTATCCGCCGACGCTAATCACCACTGCCGATCACGATGACCGCGTGGTGCCAGGTCACAGCTTCAAATTCGCCGCAGCGCTGCAAGCCGCCCAGGCGGGCCCCGCGCCGATCCTCATTCGCATCGAAACGGAAGCCGGCCACGGTGCCGGCAAGCCAACCGCAAAAATTATCGACGAACAATCCGATGAGTTCGCTTTCTTAATCGATGTGTTGAAGATGAAATCTCCGCCGACGCACTAA
- a CDS encoding acyl-CoA dehydrogenase family protein: protein MATLKHITRPEGREIELLCHELASRAGNLDTTGDWPEEQLNLLGKTGVYRWFQPQYWGGVDWSEADLARGYVTLAAACLTTTFILTQRSAAVKRIIESDNEAAKQQLLPRLAEGSMFTTVGISHLTTSRRHLAKPVLQAQETADGFVLNGYSPWVTGADHADSVVLGATLNDGRQILLALPTSLPGVVTPPHAQLLGLTASHTGPLECHDVHVGREWLLDGPLENVMAAHSGAKTGGLQTSALAIGLSTAAIAYLARESQQRADLAGPTENLQRELSTWENNLLSLASGTEACTSESLRAHANSLALRATQAALAAAKGAGYVSGHPAGRWCREALFFLVWSCPQPVMNANLCELAGLG from the coding sequence ATGGCCACGCTCAAACACATCACTCGGCCTGAGGGTAGGGAAATCGAACTGCTTTGTCACGAGCTTGCTTCCCGAGCAGGCAACCTAGACACAACCGGCGATTGGCCGGAGGAACAGCTTAATCTGCTCGGCAAAACGGGCGTATATCGTTGGTTCCAGCCGCAATATTGGGGAGGAGTCGACTGGAGCGAAGCAGACCTTGCCCGGGGATATGTCACACTCGCGGCGGCCTGCCTGACCACCACGTTTATTCTCACGCAGCGTAGTGCCGCCGTAAAACGCATCATCGAAAGCGATAACGAAGCGGCCAAGCAACAATTATTGCCGCGGCTGGCCGAGGGAAGTATGTTCACCACCGTCGGCATTTCGCATCTCACCACTAGCCGGCGCCACTTGGCCAAGCCCGTTTTGCAGGCTCAGGAAACTGCCGATGGCTTCGTGCTCAACGGCTACAGTCCCTGGGTCACCGGGGCTGATCACGCTGACAGCGTGGTCTTGGGCGCTACCTTGAACGATGGGCGGCAAATTCTACTCGCCTTGCCCACTTCGCTTCCCGGAGTCGTCACGCCGCCGCATGCACAACTGTTGGGCCTAACCGCTAGCCATACCGGGCCGCTGGAATGTCACGACGTGCACGTCGGCCGCGAATGGTTGCTCGATGGTCCGCTGGAAAACGTCATGGCCGCCCACAGCGGCGCAAAAACCGGCGGCTTGCAAACTTCCGCCTTGGCCATCGGTTTGTCGACAGCGGCCATAGCATATCTCGCCCGTGAATCTCAACAACGCGCCGATCTCGCGGGCCCCACCGAAAATCTGCAGCGCGAACTTTCCACCTGGGAGAACAATCTATTGTCGTTGGCTTCTGGCACAGAAGCTTGTACGTCGGAATCGCTCCGCGCCCATGCCAACAGCCTGGCACTGCGGGCGACCCAAGCTGCCTTGGCCGCGGCCAAAGGCGCCGGTTACGTTTCCGGACACCCGGCCGGCCGCTGGTGCCGTGAGGCGTTGTTCTTCCTAGTGTGGAGTTGCCCGCAACCGGTGATGAACGCCAATTTATGTGAATTAGCCGGGCTGGGTTGA
- a CDS encoding DNA methyltransferase, which yields MRKRREVVNGSSTTSAVLSAHVGGNGYAFPQIIRLHVPEGGVIADVTYGKGVFWKHVDLSKYTLKATDIQTGVDCRKLPYDANSLDCVVLDPPYMEGLFRRKKSHMAGAGTHAAFRAHYSNGEATNDGGPKWHKAVVDLYFRAGKEAFRVLKPNGVLIVKCQDEVSANRQNLTHVEIIQEYERLGFYTKDLFVIVRENRPVVSRMVKQAHARKNHSYFLVFVKIPAGKKRSSMRF from the coding sequence ATGAGGAAAAGACGAGAAGTAGTGAACGGGTCTTCTACGACCAGCGCAGTTTTAAGCGCACACGTTGGGGGGAATGGTTATGCGTTCCCGCAAATAATCAGGTTGCATGTGCCAGAGGGGGGTGTAATTGCCGACGTTACTTATGGCAAGGGTGTTTTTTGGAAGCACGTAGACTTGTCAAAATACACGTTAAAAGCGACGGATATTCAAACAGGTGTCGATTGCCGAAAACTGCCTTATGATGCCAACAGTTTAGATTGCGTTGTGCTCGACCCTCCCTATATGGAAGGTCTGTTTCGGCGAAAAAAATCGCACATGGCTGGCGCTGGAACGCATGCAGCGTTCCGCGCTCATTATTCAAACGGTGAAGCGACTAACGATGGAGGCCCAAAATGGCACAAGGCTGTGGTTGATCTGTATTTTCGCGCCGGAAAAGAGGCTTTCCGCGTTTTGAAACCAAACGGCGTTTTGATTGTGAAATGTCAGGACGAAGTCAGTGCAAATCGTCAAAACTTAACCCATGTCGAAATTATCCAAGAATACGAACGGCTTGGTTTTTACACCAAGGACCTATTCGTTATTGTCCGAGAAAACAGGCCTGTCGTCAGTCGAATGGTCAAGCAGGCGCACGCCCGGAAGAATCACTCTTACTTTTTGGTTTTCGTGAAGATACCGGCTGGAAAGAAACGCTCTTCGATGCGTTTTTAG
- the glgP gene encoding alpha-glucan family phosphorylase yields MSQTEVESVSASVPAKKPSLAEFSPQSIYDKCLAIARNLWWTWHPDVINLFRDLDPIRWRQLDHNPIALLAEFTPERLEMRAAELVLYSRINQSYRRLKEYIGPRTMWGTTHAGVLGSKPVAYFSAEFGIHESVPIYSGGLGVLSGDHIKSASGLGVPLIAIGLFYDQGYFKQHLDIEGYQQEEYLDTKVENVPMEPALGVDGRPITVRVDTRTGPLFAKLWLMRVGRVDLYLLDCDVDGNKPEDQQLTSRLYGGDHRTRIRQELILGVGGVKALRALGIYPGVYHLNEGHSVFATLEAIRERMHDDGQSFDDALREVAQHTVFTTHTPVPAGHDRFDGGLMEEHLGPTRDMLGISLQQLMGLGRVEPHNEGESFCMTVLGLKMSRRANAVSALHGHVSRRMWAHLWPWRVEEEIPIGHITNGVHIPSWLAWQMQQLYDRMFVADWMRHMGKPEIWQEIYRCDPGELWETHYALKNLLLQFVRRRVSRQCRRRGESDEAVEQARNLLDPNILTIGFARRFATYKRADLIMQDVDRLAALINDPHRPIQLIFAGKAHPADEPGKRLIRSIANIRHDPRFAGRIVYVEDYDINVARHLVQGVDVWLNNPRRPLEASGTSGQKAVLNGALNLSILDGWWAEAYDGKNGFAIGHGTTHVSDEIGDRRDGQDLMRVLEQEVIPLFYDRDADGLPHHWIQRMMNSISSLAWRFSSHRMVADYVTHCYLPAAGGLSSDMTVR; encoded by the coding sequence ATGAGTCAAACTGAGGTAGAATCGGTCTCCGCTTCGGTGCCTGCCAAAAAGCCCAGCCTGGCGGAATTCTCTCCGCAATCAATTTACGATAAGTGCCTGGCGATTGCGCGCAATTTGTGGTGGACCTGGCACCCGGATGTCATCAATCTGTTTCGCGATTTAGATCCGATTCGTTGGCGGCAGCTAGATCACAACCCCATTGCACTGCTGGCAGAGTTCACGCCCGAACGCTTGGAAATGCGCGCGGCCGAGTTGGTATTGTATAGCCGCATCAATCAATCTTATCGCCGGTTGAAGGAATATATTGGCCCGCGCACCATGTGGGGAACAACACACGCCGGCGTGTTGGGATCCAAACCGGTGGCGTATTTCTCCGCCGAGTTCGGCATTCACGAATCGGTGCCGATTTACTCCGGCGGCTTGGGGGTGCTCTCGGGCGACCATATCAAAAGTGCCAGCGGGCTGGGTGTGCCGCTGATTGCGATCGGATTGTTCTACGACCAGGGATATTTCAAACAGCATTTGGATATCGAGGGGTATCAGCAGGAAGAATACCTCGACACCAAGGTGGAAAACGTGCCCATGGAGCCCGCGCTGGGTGTCGATGGCCGGCCGATTACCGTGCGGGTCGATACGCGGACCGGACCGTTATTTGCCAAGCTGTGGTTGATGCGCGTGGGCCGGGTCGATTTGTATTTGCTCGATTGCGACGTAGATGGCAACAAACCGGAAGATCAGCAATTGACCAGCCGGCTGTATGGCGGCGATCATCGCACGCGCATTCGCCAAGAACTGATTTTGGGCGTCGGCGGTGTGAAAGCGTTGCGGGCCCTGGGCATTTATCCCGGCGTGTATCATTTGAACGAAGGCCATAGCGTGTTCGCCACGTTGGAAGCCATTCGGGAGCGGATGCACGACGATGGCCAAAGCTTTGACGATGCGTTGCGTGAAGTCGCCCAGCACACTGTATTCACGACGCACACGCCGGTGCCGGCCGGGCACGACCGCTTCGATGGGGGTTTGATGGAAGAACACTTGGGTCCCACGCGCGATATGTTGGGAATTTCTTTGCAGCAATTGATGGGCCTGGGACGCGTGGAACCGCACAACGAAGGGGAAAGTTTTTGCATGACGGTGCTGGGGCTGAAAATGTCGCGCCGGGCCAACGCCGTTAGCGCCTTGCACGGGCACGTATCGCGCCGCATGTGGGCGCACCTGTGGCCGTGGCGAGTGGAGGAAGAAATTCCTATCGGTCACATTACCAACGGCGTGCATATTCCCAGTTGGCTGGCCTGGCAAATGCAACAGCTTTACGACCGGATGTTCGTGGCCGATTGGATGAGGCACATGGGCAAGCCGGAAATCTGGCAAGAAATTTACCGTTGTGATCCCGGCGAACTGTGGGAAACCCATTACGCCCTGAAAAACTTGTTGCTGCAATTTGTCCGCCGCCGCGTGAGCCGACAGTGCCGTCGCCGGGGCGAAAGTGACGAGGCCGTGGAGCAGGCTCGGAATTTGTTGGACCCCAACATTCTCACCATTGGGTTTGCCCGCCGCTTCGCCACGTATAAGCGGGCCGATTTGATCATGCAAGATGTGGATCGACTGGCAGCGCTGATCAACGATCCGCACCGGCCGATCCAATTGATTTTCGCCGGCAAGGCTCATCCGGCCGATGAGCCCGGCAAGCGGCTGATTCGCAGCATCGCCAACATTCGGCACGATCCGCGCTTCGCCGGCCGGATAGTGTATGTGGAAGATTACGATATCAACGTGGCTCGGCACCTGGTGCAAGGGGTCGACGTGTGGCTAAACAATCCGCGCCGCCCGTTGGAAGCGTCCGGCACCAGCGGCCAAAAGGCGGTGTTGAACGGGGCGCTCAACTTGTCGATTCTCGACGGTTGGTGGGCGGAAGCTTACGACGGCAAAAACGGCTTTGCCATTGGGCATGGCACGACGCACGTCTCCGATGAAATTGGCGACCGCCGCGATGGTCAAGACCTGATGCGGGTGCTAGAGCAGGAAGTGATTCCGCTGTTTTACGACCGCGATGCCGACGGTTTGCCACATCATTGGATTCAACGGATGATGAACAGTATTAGCTCGCTGGCGTGGCGATTCAGCTCGCACCGCATGGTGGCTGATTACGTGACCCACTGCTACCTGCCCGCCGCCGGCGGCTTAAGCTCCGACATGACCGTGCGGTAA
- a CDS encoding nucleotidyl transferase AbiEii/AbiGii toxin family protein: protein MASEGVLTTLRQAWLALEPLELPMAVIGGLALSAWNHARFTRDADILIGMDESKVNEVLQAICGAGFYPRHSPPILQIDDQQLIQLKYKPPDGIYPFQLDLLFAGSEYQKTALTRRTKQSIPGLGHPADVLRAEDLILLKLIAGRVIDRADAAMLLRENRPEIDLNYLTHWIRRLALHGEFAEIWREAFPSEAPPAI, encoded by the coding sequence ATGGCCAGTGAAGGCGTGTTGACAACCTTGCGGCAGGCGTGGTTGGCATTGGAACCTTTAGAATTGCCAATGGCTGTGATCGGCGGTTTGGCACTTTCGGCTTGGAATCATGCTCGGTTCACGCGCGATGCCGACATTCTAATCGGCATGGATGAATCAAAGGTGAATGAGGTATTACAAGCAATTTGTGGTGCGGGTTTCTATCCCCGGCATTCGCCGCCGATTTTGCAAATCGACGACCAACAGCTGATTCAATTAAAGTACAAACCGCCCGACGGAATTTATCCGTTTCAATTGGATTTATTGTTCGCCGGTTCAGAATATCAAAAAACGGCGCTGACTCGTCGAACCAAACAATCAATTCCAGGATTGGGCCATCCCGCCGATGTGCTCCGGGCGGAAGATTTGATTCTGCTGAAGCTGATCGCCGGCCGCGTGATCGACCGGGCCGATGCCGCCATGCTGCTGCGGGAAAATCGCCCCGAAATCGATCTGAATTATTTGACCCACTGGATCCGCCGCCTGGCTTTGCACGGCGAATTCGCCGAGATTTGGCGGGAAGCCTTTCCCAGCGAAGCGCCGCCGGCGATCTAA
- a CDS encoding deoxyhypusine synthase, producing MPSKKQLLSQTIEHVDITKHNVVSLVEAMQHMAFTARDLARAADIYDRMLRDKECGIILCLAGSLISAGLKGVFVEMIRSRMIDCIVSTGANIVDQDFFEALGYRHYLAEDRLKAGLDDDKLRDAHIDRIYDTLIDEDELRVCDDTTRIIADQLPPRPHSSREFIQAMGAWLVEEGKGEGSIVRTAYENDLPIFCPAFSDCSAGFGLVAHQHARGDQPKVSIDSVKDFYELTQLKIKNPTTGIFMLGGGVPKNFTQDIVVAADILGEEPPMHKYAVQITVADVRDGALSSSTLKEASSWGKVDTAYEQMVFSEATLALPLIAGYAWHKGGWKNRPAKHFSRVLEPAGAAAG from the coding sequence ATGCCCAGCAAAAAGCAATTGCTTTCCCAAACCATTGAGCACGTCGATATCACCAAGCACAACGTCGTCAGCCTGGTCGAGGCCATGCAGCACATGGCGTTTACAGCCCGCGATTTGGCTCGGGCGGCCGATATTTACGACCGCATGCTCCGCGACAAAGAGTGTGGCATTATTTTGTGCCTGGCCGGTTCGCTCATCAGCGCCGGGCTGAAGGGCGTGTTCGTGGAAATGATCCGCAGCCGAATGATCGATTGCATTGTCAGCACCGGCGCCAACATTGTCGATCAAGATTTTTTCGAAGCCCTGGGCTATCGCCACTACCTGGCGGAAGATCGGCTGAAGGCGGGCCTGGATGATGACAAGCTCCGCGACGCTCACATCGACCGCATTTACGACACGCTGATCGACGAAGACGAATTGCGGGTGTGCGATGACACCACGCGCATCATTGCCGATCAACTGCCGCCGCGGCCGCACAGTTCGCGGGAATTCATTCAGGCCATGGGGGCGTGGCTGGTGGAAGAAGGCAAGGGGGAAGGCTCGATTGTCCGCACGGCCTACGAAAACGATCTGCCGATTTTCTGCCCGGCCTTTTCCGATTGCTCGGCAGGCTTTGGCTTGGTGGCCCATCAGCATGCGCGGGGCGATCAGCCGAAAGTTTCCATCGACAGCGTGAAAGATTTTTACGAGTTGACGCAGCTTAAAATCAAAAATCCGACGACCGGCATTTTCATGCTCGGCGGTGGCGTGCCTAAGAACTTTACGCAAGACATTGTGGTGGCGGCCGACATTTTGGGCGAGGAGCCGCCGATGCACAAATACGCCGTGCAAATTACTGTGGCCGATGTCCGCGACGGCGCCCTGTCCAGCAGCACGCTGAAAGAAGCCAGCAGTTGGGGGAAAGTCGACACGGCCTACGAGCAAATGGTGTTCAGCGAAGCCACGCTGGCCCTGCCGCTCATCGCCGGCTACGCCTGGCACAAAGGCGGCTGGAAAAACCGGCCTGCCAAGCATTTTAGCCGGGTGCTGGAACCAGCGGGCGCGGCGGCCGGATAA
- a CDS encoding cupin domain-containing protein, with protein MNIQRRFVLGSSAILAVFAAVTCAQTPGKPAAVKPAMESTVFDWNQVKVDPQSYGERRQIFDGRTGALDHLECHASTINPGQSTHPPRRQPDEELVIVKEGTIEAIINDQPRKVEAGSAIFVAANDLYGVRNTSDAPATYYVIKWSTGAPPKEQAK; from the coding sequence ATGAATATTCAACGGCGTTTTGTTTTGGGAAGCAGCGCAATTTTAGCTGTTTTTGCCGCCGTCACGTGTGCGCAAACTCCAGGGAAGCCGGCCGCTGTGAAGCCGGCGATGGAATCGACGGTGTTCGATTGGAATCAGGTCAAAGTGGATCCTCAGAGCTATGGGGAAAGACGGCAGATTTTTGATGGGCGGACGGGGGCGCTGGATCATTTGGAATGTCACGCCAGCACGATCAATCCGGGCCAAAGCACGCATCCGCCGCGCCGTCAGCCGGATGAGGAACTGGTGATTGTGAAAGAAGGGACGATCGAAGCAATCATCAACGATCAGCCGCGAAAGGTGGAAGCCGGTTCCGCGATTTTTGTGGCTGCCAACGATCTGTACGGCGTGCGCAACACCAGCGATGCCCCGGCTACTTACTACGTGATCAAGTGGTCGACGGGCGCTCCGCCGAAAGAGCAGGCGAAATAA
- a CDS encoding cytochrome P450, whose protein sequence is MVQSVLSAPDTPLTAQRPVNITTPEFKAQAFEFYARLRREAPVYRTVLPDKMPAWIVSRYDDVAMVLKDERFSKEFRTLFENNPNVKPPWIPKSLLPLVRHLLHTDPPDHTRLRALVQQAFKPSFVEGLRPRIAELAGELLTAASKQRSFDLVSQFALPIPAIVIAEMLGVPPRDRHKFHRWTESMIASGGKRFRMLRSLPVIWRFSNYLRRLVTMKRAAPQDDLLSALIAAQENGQKLTEDELVSMGFVLLVAGHETTVNLIGNGVAALLEHPDQLFRLRREPELMKSAVEELLRFTSPVETATERYTKENVTIAGVTIPRGNLVLAAIASANRDEQHFANPDELDLGREPNKHLAFGLGPHYCLGAPLARLEAQIAIGALLQRTADIRLAVPREKLRWNRGLILRGLKSLPLEVKWR, encoded by the coding sequence ATGGTTCAGTCTGTTTTGTCGGCGCCCGACACGCCGTTGACCGCACAGCGGCCGGTCAACATCACTACGCCCGAGTTCAAAGCGCAGGCGTTTGAGTTTTACGCCCGGCTGCGGCGGGAAGCGCCGGTGTATCGGACGGTGCTGCCGGACAAAATGCCGGCGTGGATTGTTTCGCGCTATGACGACGTGGCCATGGTGCTGAAGGACGAGCGGTTTTCGAAAGAATTTCGCACGCTGTTCGAAAACAATCCGAATGTAAAACCGCCGTGGATTCCAAAAAGTTTGCTGCCGCTGGTGCGGCACTTGTTGCATACCGACCCGCCCGACCACACCCGGTTGCGGGCGTTGGTGCAGCAAGCGTTCAAACCGAGCTTCGTGGAAGGGCTGCGGCCGCGAATTGCGGAATTGGCCGGCGAATTGCTGACGGCGGCGAGCAAACAGCGTTCGTTCGATTTAGTCAGCCAATTTGCGCTGCCGATTCCCGCCATTGTGATTGCGGAAATGCTGGGAGTGCCACCGCGCGACCGCCATAAATTTCATCGCTGGACGGAATCGATGATCGCCAGCGGCGGTAAGCGCTTCCGCATGTTGCGTAGCCTGCCGGTCATTTGGCGGTTTAGCAATTATTTGCGTCGGCTGGTGACCATGAAGCGCGCCGCGCCGCAAGATGATTTGCTGAGCGCGCTGATCGCGGCCCAAGAGAATGGCCAAAAACTGACCGAAGACGAACTGGTATCCATGGGATTTGTGCTGCTGGTTGCCGGGCATGAGACGACCGTGAATTTGATCGGCAACGGCGTGGCGGCGCTGTTGGAACATCCGGATCAACTTTTCCGGCTGCGGCGGGAACCCGAGTTGATGAAGTCAGCCGTGGAAGAACTGCTGCGTTTCACCAGTCCGGTGGAAACGGCAACTGAACGGTATACGAAGGAAAATGTGACGATTGCCGGCGTGACGATTCCGCGTGGGAATTTAGTGCTGGCGGCGATTGCGTCGGCGAATCGGGACGAACAGCATTTTGCCAATCCCGACGAGTTGGATTTGGGCCGCGAGCCGAACAAGCATTTGGCGTTTGGCCTGGGGCCGCATTATTGCCTGGGAGCGCCGTTGGCGCGATTGGAAGCGCAAATTGCGATTGGGGCGCTCTTGCAGCGCACCGCCGACATTCGCTTGGCTGTGCCGCGAGAAAAATTACGCTGGAATCGCGGGCTGATTTTGCGAGGGCTGAAATCGCTGCCGCTGGAAGTGAAATGGCGATGA